The Schistocerca americana isolate TAMUIC-IGC-003095 chromosome 5, iqSchAmer2.1, whole genome shotgun sequence genome includes a window with the following:
- the LOC124615743 gene encoding pro-resilin-like encodes MKVYVVLSALALCVVAEPPVDRSYLPPSSEYGPPSASSLSSQYGAPAANGLSIQYGAPALTGATFGRSGASSQGPAARVSSSFGSASSRRFGTGRRIGGGLSTRYGAPSAAGRATGFGGLGLSTQYGAPSYSGDALSTQYGAPSGNAGGLSPVYGVPGYGYGRAGAQEDPLAEPANYEFSYSVQDGETLSDFGQEESRQGESAQGQYRVLLPDGRKQIVSYQADEGGYRPTVEYQDTGLTAYSNGGYGYARGRAGAGAGNGGYHY; translated from the exons GTGTACGTCGTCCTGTCAGCGCTCGCTCTGTGCGTCGTCGCCGAGCCGCCAGTCGACCGGTCGTACCTGCCTCCCAGCTCTGAGTACGGACCTCCCTCGGCCTCCTCTCTCAGCTCTCAGTACGGCGCCCCAGCAGCCAACGGTCTCAGCATTCAGTACGGAGCTCCTGCGCTGACAGGCGCCACTTTCGGTCGCTCAGGCGCTTCCAGCCAGGGTCCAGCAGCTCGGGTCTCCTCCAGCTTTGGAAGCGCCTCCTCCAGGAGGTTTGGAACAGGCAGGAGGATCGGCGGTGGTCTCTCCACTCGATATGGCGCTCCTTCGGCGGCTGGCCGTGCCACTGGCTTTGGAGGACTCGGTCTGTCCACACAGTACGGCGCCCCGTCATACTCTGGTGACGCGCTCTCCACTCAGTACGGTGCGCCCTCTGGTAACGCTGGTGGCCTTTCTCCAGTGTATGGAGTGCCCGGATATGGCTACGGTCGCGCTGGAGCCCAGGAAGATCCACTTGCC GAGCCTGCCAACTACGAGTTCAGCTACTCGGTGCAGGACGGCGAGACGCTGAGTGACTTTGGACAAGAGGAGTCCAGGCAGGGGGAGAGCGCCCAGGGCCAGTACCGCGTGCTGCTGCCTGACGGCCGCAAGCAGATCGTCTCCTACCAGGCGGACGAGGGCGGCTACAGGCCCACCGTAGAGTACCAGGACACCGGACTCACCGCCTACTCCAACGGCGGATATGGCTACGCCAGGGGGCGCGCCGGAGCTGGAGCTGGAAACGGTGGATACCACTACTGA